A genomic stretch from Sphingomonas faeni includes:
- the fabI gene encoding enoyl-ACP reductase FabI: MNGLMAGKRGLIMGLANDKSLAWGIAKKLSEAGAELAFSYQGETMEKRVRPLAEQLGVARLFDCDVSDMGALDATFDKLAEEWPTIDFVVHAIGFSDKNELRGRFVDTSLDNFLMTMNISVYSFVAVAQRAAKMMTEGGAMLTLSYYGAEKVIPHYNVMGVAKAALETSVQYLAVDLGRDNIRVNAISAGPIKTLAASGIGDFRLILKWNELNSPLKRNVTIDDVGGAGLYLLSDLASGVTGETHHVDAGYNVIGMKAEDAPDIALA; the protein is encoded by the coding sequence GTGAACGGTTTGATGGCGGGCAAGCGTGGGCTGATCATGGGCTTGGCGAACGATAAGTCGCTGGCCTGGGGGATCGCCAAGAAGCTGTCCGAAGCGGGCGCCGAACTCGCGTTCAGCTACCAGGGCGAGACGATGGAAAAGCGCGTCCGCCCGCTCGCCGAGCAGCTTGGCGTCGCGCGGCTGTTCGATTGCGACGTGTCGGACATGGGCGCGCTCGACGCGACCTTCGACAAGCTGGCGGAAGAATGGCCGACGATCGACTTCGTCGTCCACGCGATCGGCTTTTCGGACAAGAACGAGCTGCGCGGGCGGTTCGTCGATACCAGCCTCGACAACTTCCTGATGACGATGAACATCTCGGTATATTCGTTCGTCGCGGTGGCGCAGCGCGCGGCCAAGATGATGACCGAGGGCGGCGCGATGCTGACGCTCAGCTATTACGGCGCCGAAAAGGTCATCCCGCATTACAACGTGATGGGCGTGGCGAAGGCTGCGCTCGAGACCAGCGTGCAGTACTTGGCGGTCGACCTGGGCCGCGACAACATCCGCGTGAATGCAATCTCGGCAGGTCCGATCAAGACGCTGGCCGCCAGCGGCATCGGCGATTTTCGCCTGATCCTGAAGTGGAACGAGTTGAACTCGCCGCTGAAGCGTAACGTGACGATCGACGACGTCGGCGGCGCGGGGCTGTACCTGCTGAGCGACCTCGCTTCTGGGGTCACGGGCGAGACGCACCACGTCGACGCCGGCTACAACGTGATCGGCATGAAAGCCGAAGACGCCCCCGATATCGCACTGGCCTAA